The window AGAGGTTGACCACGGTGCGCCCGCGCAGGGTGGGCAGCTTCTTGACGGAGCGGTCGCCGACCTGGGCGAGTTCGGCGGCGGTGTCCAGGATGAGGGTGGCCTCGTCGCGGGAGAGGTCGCCGGTGGAGAGCAGGTGGCGCATCAGTCGTTCCCCTCGGTGGCGCCGGGGCGGGTGCGGGGGCGGGACGGGCCGAGCAGCACCGCGTCGTGTCCGTCGGTCTCCTCCAGGCGCACGGTGACGCTCTCGCGCAGCGAGGTGGGCAGGTTCTTGCCCACGTAGTCGGCGCGGATGGGCAGCTCGCGGTGGCCTCGGTCGACCAGGACGGCGAGCTGGACGGCGCGGGGGCGCCCCAGGTCGCCGAGGGCGTCCAGGGCGGCGCGGACGGTGCGGCCGGAGAAGAGGACGTCGTCGACGAGGACGACGACGCGGTCGTCGAGTCCGCCCTGGGGGATCTCGGTCCGGCCGAGGGCGCGGACGGGGGCGGAGCGCAGGTCGTCGCGGTACATGGTGATGTCGAGCGAGCCCGCGGGGGCGGTGAGGTCCTCCACCCGTTCGATGCGCCGTGCCAGGCGGTGGGCGAGCGGGACCCCCCGCGAGGGGATGCCCAGGAGGGTGACGTCCCGGCCCCCCTTGGTGCGTTCGAGCACCTCGTGGGCGATGCGGGTCAGCGCCCGGTTGATCTCGCTGCCGTCGAGGACGGCGCGGGTGCCCTCGGGCGCATCGGGTGCGGGGGAACCGCCACCGGCGTCACCGGTCGTCGGTTTTTGCGCACGCAAAGTAGTGACTCCCTTCCCTGCCTCACTGAACAGGTCGTTAAAGGATGTCGATCGGATCCACGCTACCAGCGACGTTCGCGACCCCCGCGAGGCGGTCGATGACCCGAGGTCACGAATGTGACTCTGATCACACCACAAGCGCGCACGTACCCCCTGAAATGTGGTCATGTCGTCACCCAGTGGATACGGCAACGAAGGGGCCGAAACCTGAAATACCCAGGAGGAAGGGGCTTTTCGTGCCATCGTGACGCACGACTCCTCCCGCTCGGTCCTGACATGAGAGGTGTCTCACTTACGCACGGTTTGGCCACCGATTAGTCGCGTTTCACACCAACGGCTTGACCTGGAAGGCAGACCCCCCTACCGTCACTGTCTGTAACCACTGCCGGGTGGGGTTGCAACCCGTGACCATCCGCTGGACCGCCCAGGCCGCCCGCCGAGTACGAGCGGACGTCCCCCCACCACGCCAGCCACTGTCACGGCCGGGAGCGACAAGAAGATGCCATCCGAATACGCGAAGTCCCTCGGTGCGCGACTGCGTGCCATCCGCACCCAGCAGGGCCTGTCCCTGCACGGGGTGGAAGAGAAGTCCCACGGCCGCTGGAAGGCCGTCGTGGTGGGCTCCTACGAGCGCGGCGACCGCGCCGTCACCGTCCAGAAGCTCGCCGAGCTGGCGGACTTCTACGGCGTGCCGATGTCGGAGCTGCTGCCGGGCGGCGCGGCTCCCACCCCGCTGGGCCCCACGCCCAAGCTGGTCATCGACCTGGAGCGCATGCAGCAGCTGCCGCAGGAGAAGGCCGGGCCGCTGTCCCGCTACGTCGCCACGATCCAGAGCCAGCGGGGTGACTACAACGGGCGGGTGCTC is drawn from Nocardiopsis dassonvillei subsp. dassonvillei DSM 43111 and contains these coding sequences:
- the pyrR gene encoding bifunctional pyr operon transcriptional regulator/uracil phosphoribosyltransferase PyrR, which gives rise to MRAQKPTTGDAGGGSPAPDAPEGTRAVLDGSEINRALTRIAHEVLERTKGGRDVTLLGIPSRGVPLAHRLARRIERVEDLTAPAGSLDITMYRDDLRSAPVRALGRTEIPQGGLDDRVVVLVDDVLFSGRTVRAALDALGDLGRPRAVQLAVLVDRGHRELPIRADYVGKNLPTSLRESVTVRLEETDGHDAVLLGPSRPRTRPGATEGND
- the bldD gene encoding transcriptional regulator BldD: MPSEYAKSLGARLRAIRTQQGLSLHGVEEKSHGRWKAVVVGSYERGDRAVTVQKLAELADFYGVPMSELLPGGAAPTPLGPTPKLVIDLERMQQLPQEKAGPLSRYVATIQSQRGDYNGRVLSIRQEDLRSLAVIYDKSPGDLTEELINWGVLDPEARRAVDAF